GAGGTGCTCCAGCTCCTCACCGGCCTCCATGCCCTTGTCGCGGAGCTGCACGATGTCCACGCCGGAGGAGAGCACGGCGTCGAGGAAGGCGGGCAGGTCGCCCTGGCGCTTCCGGGCGTCGGTGCACAGGTAGAGCCGGGCGTCGGCGAGCAGCTCACGAGGCGTGGGCATGGGTGGTTCCCCCCGTCGGTGGCACGGGGGCGTTCCCCGTGGGTGGCGCGGGGTTCCCCGCGCCGGTGGCACGGGGCCGCGGCGGACCGGCCGTGGGGCCGGTCGCCGCGACACCCGCTCATGGTGTCCTTCGGTGCCGCGTCAGAGGGCGAGCGCCTGGGCGCGGCGCTTCACCTCCGTGCCGCGGTTCTCGTTGAGCGCCTGCGCGGGCGTGCCCGGCAGGCTCTCGTCCGGAGTGAAGAGCCACTCCAGCATCTCCTCGTCGGTGAAGCCGTCGTCCCGCAGCACGGTCAGGAGCCCGACGAGGCCCTTGACGATCTTGTCGCCCTGGATGAAGGCGGCGGGGATCTGCAGGGCGTTGTTCTCTCCACGGCGCACGGCGATGAGCTGACCGTCCTTGATCAGCTGCCGCACGCGCGTCACCTCGACATCGAGCATCTCCGCGATGTCGGGCACATAGAGCCAGGCGGGGACGAGCGCATCGATCTTTACGTCAATCTCGGTCACAGGACAAGCCTGCCATCCCGGACTGACAGCCGGTAGTCGGGCCCTAGAGGACGGCCGTCTTCAGGGGGACGGAAGGGTCCGCCGCGCGCACGGGGTCGACGGCGGTGGCCGTCTCGATGAGCTTGCGGCCCTGGGCCAGGTCGCGCGGGCGGCCGACCGCGAGCAGCGCCACCGGGACGCCGGCGCGCAGCCACAGCACGGACCAGGTCTTCTCCGCCGGGTCGCCGCGCCAGAGGAGCTCGTCCGCGTCCGCGTGGTGTCCGGCGTACTGGACGAAGCGGCCGAACTGCTCGGACCAGAAGTACGGGACGGGGTCGTACGGCCCGGACTCCTCCTCCGCGCCGGTGCCGGTGATCGCCGCGGCGACCGTGCGGGGGCCCTGGAGGGCGTTGTCCCAGTGGTGGACGAGGAGGCGTCGCCCGTAGCGGGCGGAGGGGAAGGAGGCGCAGTCCCCGACGGCGTACACATCGGGCAGATCGGTGCGCAGCCGCTCGTCGGCGGTGACGGCGCCGCTCGGGTCGAGGGCGATCCCGGAGCCGGTGAGCCATCCGGTGGAGGGGAGGGCGCCGATGCCGACGACGACGGCGTCGGCGGGCAGCTCGCGGCCGTCGGCGAGGACGACCCTGCCCGCTTCGACGGTGTCCACGCGCGCGTGGGTGAGGAGTTCGGCGCCGTTCTCGCCGTACCACTCGGCCATGGGGGTGGCGACCTCGGCGGGCAGGGCTCCGGCGAGGGGGCGGTCGGCGGCCTCGACGACGGTGACGGCGCAGCCGGCCTCGCGGGCGGCGGTGGCGAACTCCGCGCCGATCCAGCCGGCGCCGACGACCACGACGCTGTGCCGGCGCTCCAGGACGGGGCCGAGGCGGACGGCGTCGTCGAGGGTCCGCAGCAGATGGACCCCGGGGACGCCTTCGGTGCCGGGCAGGGTGATCGGGTGGGCGCCGGTGGCGATGACCAGGGTGTCGTACGCGACGGGCCCGGCCTCGGTGTCGATCTCGTGGTCGCCGGCGCGCAGCCCGGTGACGTCGAGGCCGAGGCGGAGCTCGATGCCGAGTTCCTCGAAGTCGATGTCGAAGGCGGAGCCCTCGGCCTTGCCGAGGAGGACGGCCTTGGAGAGCGGGGGCCGGTCGTACGGCTGGTGGGGCTCGGCCCCGATGAGGGTCACCGGGCCGCCGAAGCCCCGTTCACGCAGGGCGACGGCGGTCTGGACGCCCGCCATCCCGGCGCCGACGATCACGACGTGGTGCTGTGCCTGCTTCTGCTCGCTCACCCGGCCAGCTTACGCATCTGACGAACCGTCAGGAAGGGAGGGGTCTGCGGCCCACCGGAGGCGGAAGCTAGGGTGTCGGGCGTAAAGCACTCGCGGGAGCCCGGACGCACCGGGCTGAGAGGGAGGCTGGGACGGCCTCCGACCGTACGAACCTGATCCGGGTCATGCCGGCGAAGGGAGGGGCTGGACGCCCATGCGTTCTTCCGAAGTCCATGTGTCCGAGGGCCACGCGTCCGGGGCGGACGTGCCGGAGCCCGGCTCGTCCGACGTCCGCGGGGACGGTGCCCACGCCGCCGACGTCCGCGGGGCAGGCGGTCACACCGCCGACGTCCTCGTCGTCGGCGGCGGCATCATCGGCCTGGTCACGGCCTGGCGGGCCGCGCGCCGCGGCCTGCGCACCGCCGTCATCGACCCGGCACCGGGCGGCGGCGCCGCACACGTCGCGGCCGGGATGCTCGCCGCGGTCACCGAACTCCACTACGGCGAGGAGACCCTCCTCGGGCTCAACCTCGCCTCCGCCGCCCGCTATCCCGCGTTCGTCGCCGAGCTGGAGGAGGCCACCGGCCACGACGTCGGCTACCGCGCCTGCGGCACCCTCGCCGTCGCCCTCGACGCCGACGACCGGGCGCATCTGCGCGAACTGCACGCCCTGCAGTCCCGCTGCGGGCTCACCTCGGAGTGGCTCAGCGGCCGCGAGTGCCGCCGCCTCGAACCGATGCTCGCCCCGGGAGTGCGCGGCGGGCTCCGGGTGGACGGCGACCACCAGGTCGATCCGCGCCGGCTCGCCGCCGCGCTCCTCGTCGCCTGCGAACGGGCCGGCGTGGTCTTCCACCGCGACCTCGCGCAGCGCCTGACGGTGGCACGGGACCGGGCACGCGGTGTCGTGCTCGCGGGCGGCGGGGAACTGCGGGCCGACCAGGTCGTCCTCGCCGCCGGCAGCCTGAGCGGCCGACTCGCGGGCGTGCCGGACGAGGTGCTTCCGCCGGTGCGCCCGGTGAAGGGGCAGGTGCTGCGGCTGCGCGTACCGGCCCCGTACGCCCCCTTCCTCTCCCGGACGGTCCGGGCCGTCGTCCGCGGCAGTCACGTCTACCTGGTGCCCCGCGAGAACGGCGAACTCGTCGTCGGCGCCACCAGCGAGGAACTCGGCTGGGACACCACGGTGACGGCCGGCGGGGTGTACGAGCTGCTGCGCGACGCCCATGAGCTCGTCCCCGGGCTCACCGAGCTGCCGCTGACCGAGACCCTGGCGGGCCTGCGCCCCGCGTCGCCCGACAACGCGCCGCTGCTCGGCCCCACCGCCCTGCCCGGCCTGCACCTGGCCACCGGCCACTACCGCAACGGGGTCCTGCTCACCCCGGTCACCGGCGACGTCATGGCCGAGGTGCTCACCACCGGGGCCCTCCCCGACGAGGCCCGCCCCTTCACCCCCCGCCGTTTCTCCCCCGTACGTCAGGAGCAGCCCGCATGAACGTGTCCGTGAACGGTGAGGCCCGCGTGCTCTCCGGCCCCCTCTCCCTCGACGCTCTCGTGGCGACCCTGACCACGGCCCGCTCCGGGGTCGCCGCCGCCCTCAACGAGACGGTCGTACCGCGCGGCGAATGGGAGACGACGCTCCTCGGCGAAGGCGACCGGGTGGAAGTCCTCACCGCGGTCCAGGGAGGCTGAGCGCGATGTCCGACGACGTGTTCACCCTCGGCGGTACGGAATTCTCCTCGCGGCTCATCATGGGCACCGGCGGGGCGCCCAGCCTCGACGTCCTGGAACGCTCGCTGGTCGCCAGCGGCACGGAACTCACGACGGTCGCGATGCGGCGGCTGGACCCGACCGTCCAGGGCTCGGTCCTCTCCGTCCTGGAGCGGCTCGGCATCCGGGTCCTGCCCAACACGGCGGGCTGCTTCACGGCGGGCGAGGCGGTCCTGACCGCCCGTCTGGCCCGCGAGGCCCTCGGCACGGACTGGATCAAGCTGGAGGTCGTCGCCGACGAGCGGACGCTGCTGCCGGACGGGGAGGAGCTCCTCGTCGCGGCCGAGACGCTGGTCGACGACGGCTTCACCGTCCTCCCCTACACCAACGACGACCCGGTCCTCGCGCGGAAGCTGGAGGACGTGGGCTGTGCGGCGATCATGCCGCTCGGCTCCCCGATCGGCTCCGGGCTCGGCATCCGCAACCCGCACAACTTCCAGCTGATCACGGAACGGGCCGGGGTGCCGGTGATCCTCGACGCGGGGGCCGGCACGGCGTCGGACGCGGCGCTCGCCATGGAGCTGGGGTGCGCGGCGGTGATGCTGGCCTCGGCGGTGACGCGGGCGCAGGAGCCGGTCCTGATGGCTTCGGCGATGCGGCACGCGGTGGAGGCCGGGCGGCTGGCGTGGCGGGCGGGGCGGATCCCCCGCCGCCACTTCGCGGAGGCGTCGTCCCCGCGGGAAGGCCGCCCGGCCCTGGACCCGGAACGCCCCGCCTTCTGACCGAGGGGCCGCACCGGAGGCGGGCGGGTTCGTGCGGGGCTCGTCACAGGTGGGTCGCAGTCGGGGGCGTACGGACCGACCCCCACCTGCCCCCTCGTAGACTCGACGCCGTGGACACGACCCTTCAGGACCCCCTCGTCGGGCGGCTGCTCGACGGCCGCTACCGCGTCGACGCGCGCATCGCCGTCGGCGGGATGGCCACGGTCTACCGGGCCGTGGACACCCGCCTCGACCGCGTTCTCGCGCTCAAGGTGATGCACCCCGCCCTCGCCACCGACGCCGCGTTCGTCGAGCGTTTCATCCGCGAGGCGAAGTCCGTCGCCCGCCTCTCGCATCCCAACGTCGTCGGCGTGTTCGACCAGGGCGCCGAGGGCGCGTACGTCTATCTGGCGATGGAGTACGTCGCCGGCTGCACCCTCCGTGACGTCCTGCGCGAGCGAGGCGCACTCCCGCCCCGGGCCGCCCTGGACATCCTGGAGCCGGTGCTCGCCGCGCTCGGCGCCGCGCACCGGGCCGGGTTCGTGCACCGGGACATGAAGCCGGAGAACGTCCTG
This sequence is a window from Streptomyces sp. NBC_00691. Protein-coding genes within it:
- a CDS encoding Rv2175c family DNA-binding protein translates to MTEIDVKIDALVPAWLYVPDIAEMLDVEVTRVRQLIKDGQLIAVRRGENNALQIPAAFIQGDKIVKGLVGLLTVLRDDGFTDEEMLEWLFTPDESLPGTPAQALNENRGTEVKRRAQALAL
- a CDS encoding NAD(P)/FAD-dependent oxidoreductase gives rise to the protein MSEQKQAQHHVVIVGAGMAGVQTAVALRERGFGGPVTLIGAEPHQPYDRPPLSKAVLLGKAEGSAFDIDFEELGIELRLGLDVTGLRAGDHEIDTEAGPVAYDTLVIATGAHPITLPGTEGVPGVHLLRTLDDAVRLGPVLERRHSVVVVGAGWIGAEFATAAREAGCAVTVVEAADRPLAGALPAEVATPMAEWYGENGAELLTHARVDTVEAGRVVLADGRELPADAVVVGIGALPSTGWLTGSGIALDPSGAVTADERLRTDLPDVYAVGDCASFPSARYGRRLLVHHWDNALQGPRTVAAAITGTGAEEESGPYDPVPYFWSEQFGRFVQYAGHHADADELLWRGDPAEKTWSVLWLRAGVPVALLAVGRPRDLAQGRKLIETATAVDPVRAADPSVPLKTAVL
- the thiO gene encoding glycine oxidase ThiO; translation: MRSSEVHVSEGHASGADVPEPGSSDVRGDGAHAADVRGAGGHTADVLVVGGGIIGLVTAWRAARRGLRTAVIDPAPGGGAAHVAAGMLAAVTELHYGEETLLGLNLASAARYPAFVAELEEATGHDVGYRACGTLAVALDADDRAHLRELHALQSRCGLTSEWLSGRECRRLEPMLAPGVRGGLRVDGDHQVDPRRLAAALLVACERAGVVFHRDLAQRLTVARDRARGVVLAGGGELRADQVVLAAGSLSGRLAGVPDEVLPPVRPVKGQVLRLRVPAPYAPFLSRTVRAVVRGSHVYLVPRENGELVVGATSEELGWDTTVTAGGVYELLRDAHELVPGLTELPLTETLAGLRPASPDNAPLLGPTALPGLHLATGHYRNGVLLTPVTGDVMAEVLTTGALPDEARPFTPRRFSPVRQEQPA
- the thiS gene encoding sulfur carrier protein ThiS; protein product: MNVSVNGEARVLSGPLSLDALVATLTTARSGVAAALNETVVPRGEWETTLLGEGDRVEVLTAVQGG
- a CDS encoding thiazole synthase, which encodes MSDDVFTLGGTEFSSRLIMGTGGAPSLDVLERSLVASGTELTTVAMRRLDPTVQGSVLSVLERLGIRVLPNTAGCFTAGEAVLTARLAREALGTDWIKLEVVADERTLLPDGEELLVAAETLVDDGFTVLPYTNDDPVLARKLEDVGCAAIMPLGSPIGSGLGIRNPHNFQLITERAGVPVILDAGAGTASDAALAMELGCAAVMLASAVTRAQEPVLMASAMRHAVEAGRLAWRAGRIPRRHFAEASSPREGRPALDPERPAF